Genomic segment of Drosophila takahashii strain IR98-3 E-12201 chromosome X, DtakHiC1v2, whole genome shotgun sequence:
CAGGGCGAGCCAGGTGCCCAGGGTGGCCAAAAGGGACAGGGCGATGGCCGCGCAGTGGATCACAATGGACACATTGATGCTGTAGTCCAGGGACTCTGGCTCGGGCAACAGGCGGCTGGTGATGATTAGCTTCTTAAGCAGGCGACAGGCTGAAATTGTTATGttatattaaatgtttttggtTACTGCCATGGGTAAACCCCACCTGTGACCACATAGAGCGACGTGTACTGCAGGTAGCCCACATAGGGACGCAGGCTGCGGAAGGTTCCCACCTCGTGGAAGGTCTCCACCTGCTTCCGCAGCACAATCAGCAGGACGCAGACCAGATGGGCCGGCAGCCAGCCGTAAAACTCGAGAATCAATCGCGACAAGGCCGAGGAGTAGGAGTACTCATAGCTGGGGAACACGGATCAGAGTGAGATGGCGGTAGCCAGTGGAGTAGCTAGTGCTCACCTGATGCGATAGCGGCAAGTGGGATCCAGGTAAAGATCCAGTGTCACCGGATTCAGAGTGGTATTGTAATGCCGGGGCACTAAAGTCGGCACATTTACATACAACTGGGGTTTCTGATCAAACGATCTGTGAAATAACCAAATAAAAGGGTGAATAAAGCACAGCGGTAACTTTATAACCCACTCACTTGAGGGTCTGGAAGCGCTCAAAGCCCGCCGCCCAGGGCACACATATCCTGGCGGTCACCCGGTACTCCGCACTGATGCACTGCAGCGGCTCCACAATCACCCGAATGCTCTGGTACGGATCCACCATCTCGGCGACGCGCAGCCGCTGGTGCAGCGTGCCCTGCAGGGTCTCGTTTATCAGCGGCAGCTTGGCCATGGTGTACCAGCGCGGCATCTTGATGTCCGTCACGCGCTCCCGCGGATCGTAGATGTCCAGGTTGTAGCCGATTCGCTTGGCGCTCGGCGGCAGGCGCACCAGCACGTGGCTCCACTGCACGTAGGTCTTGCGCAGGTTGTGCAGATCCAGGATGGCGATGCTGCGGGGATCGCGATCTTCGTTGGGCAGCCGCTGGACGAGGTGCATCAGCGAGGTGGCCCTTTCGCTGGATGGAAAGAGagggatttttatataagatacttttataaattataatatctaCCTACCAATAAAGCTGTCCCGTCTGGTTGTGCTCCTGGGCCGAGCAGCCAAACAACCAGTCCTCGTCATCCACATTCAACGCCTCAATGGCCATTTTCCTGTACCTCTCCTGGCGCTGCAAGCCGATCAAATCGAAGAAGATGCCCTTCAGTCCGTTGCTAAAGTACTTGTTTATCACGAGACGCCGCTCCTCGTGCCAATTTCCAGCCGCTCCGAATCGCACGGTGCTCTGTTGCCGTCTCCGCGGTTTCTGTGATATATACatgatatatagatatataagaatatacaaaatagtGCTAGGAACCCACGACAAAGGTGGCTAAAGCCGACTGCAGGTTGCGCTGTTTGTTGGTGCCAAAAGCGATCGACGAGCGGTCCTCGCGCACATACGCAATGCTGAAGAGAAACCTGTTGATGGCCTGCATGAACTGCAGGCACCACACGGCGGATAGATGGTCGCAGCTCAGGCTAACTCTGGGTATGGCCGAGGTCTGTGGAAAgaggggaaatggaaaataagcCAGGCAACACTTATTCAATCACTTACCATGGCGTGCAGATCGTTGAACCGCGAGCTGGTGAGTCCTGGCCGCACCAGCAGATCCCTGTTGCCGCCGCCCGTCGAGATGAGCAGCACGTTGTCCAGCCGCGCCGAGCTGTCCTGGCTGGCCATGCGCTGCACACTCGGCGGCCGCTGGTGCAGGCTGTCGCACACATTGGTGGTCACCGTGGGCACCGTGGCCGTGCGCAGCTTGGCCAGCACGGCGTCCGTTTGGCCGTAGAACCCCTCCAGCTGGGCATCCAGATTGAGCACCGGCTGGTCGAGGGGCGTGGAGATGCTGACAATCGTGTTGATGTGCTGGCCAATTGAAGGATCCACCAGGACGGACTGCGCCAGCTTGCCGCCCATCGAGTGGCCAATCAGGACGATGGAGGGCTGCTCCGCGCGACCCTCGTAGATCGAGAGGATGGTGCGGATGCAGAGCTTCAGGTAGCTCCGCTGGCGGGGCAGATAGCCGCCGTACAGGGCGGACAGCTCCTCGTCGTAGTCAATGGTGTAGTAGTCCAGGTGGAGGCCCGCGTCGTCGGACATCGCCTTGCGCAGCGCCACGGAGGCCAGGGAGCGCACCTGCTTGTAGGAGCCGGCGTTGCCGGGCACGAAGATCACCGGAGCACCCGTCATCCGGCGCTTCAGCGGATCCAGCGGCTGTCGCAGGCCCTCGTAGTAGTAGTACAGACCGTAATTTGGATACTCATCGCCGCCCTTGACCCCGACTTTCTGTAAATCGAGTATTAATCAGATTTCTATTGGCTTATCTATTGCCTGGCACTTACCGCAAACATGGGCTCGCCGAACATGTAGGTCATCCGGCAGGCATTCGGCTCCACCTCCACGTGCAGATTAAAGAGGCCGTAGAGGAGGCAGCATATCGAGCCGATCACCAGCAGAACAGCACAGTTTCGGAACATAAACATCCTcgattttcagtttttcattTCTGTTTATGTCTTGATGGCCCAGCTGCGCTAGAGATGCGAGCGGTGCTATCGAGAGGCGATAGTTGTGGGGATGGGTTGGGATGCCGATAGTTATTAGCaggaaaattagaaaaaatatattttgtatgtttTATAAGAAAAACGTTGTGGTAAGCTCGgtttaaagattataaaaatatatatatttcacacTTTTATCACATTTTGCTTATAATTAGTAGCTGTGAGTAGAGGGAGTTAATAGTTATTAGCACAAGGAAAATTTTATGAGTATAGATGATTTCTGTATATGTACTTTTCAATTATCTAACAATTGGTGCTACTCtgcttatatttttcaaacaacgTTACTATTTCTAaatatattaggcattttaaaaaattaaaagaatgcgTTCTTGAGAATCGTATATTTTTACACCCTACAAATGAAACCTCTTCTTTATCGTTACTTTTAGCCGTGACTTCTCGTGATCCTTTCCCGGTCACCGCAGAGGCGCTCATCTCTAGCCACTTGATCGTCACACATAAGTATGTATCGAGCCGATCCGTGTTGTTGCTTTGGCTAGTTGATTATTCAGTCGGCGTACGCGTGCGCTCACCTCCGATCTGATCCGATCTCCGATCCTCCCGATTCAGAtacatatatgtgtatatagtACCGGAATTGTCAACCGAGAGGCAGCGGCGCCGGCGTCAGCATCATCGATACCGATTTCTAAGTCTGGCctgtgagtgtgtgcgtgtgagcCCGATCTTCGGTGTGTGCGCTTAATTCGCGTACTcggctgtgtgtgtttgtgtctaGCCTGgcgctattgttgttgtttctcgtGGGAACGGAACGGGGAACGAAGAGACAGTTTATGCCCtagcaataacaaaaacaacaactagAGAGAGAGACATTGTCGCCGTGCAGTCGccttgctgccgctgccgccgtcgacgtcgctgccgcGGCGAGCAGTTCGATCCGCTCGCTAGTTGTTGCTGTTTAGTGTTCGTTGTGGTGtcgcttgttgttgttttgttttgatccGTTCCGAATCTGAGtgtgaatctgaatctgaatcagaTTGCTTATTACCTATAATATATAGTGCAAAAAGTGTCTGTGTGCCTGTAATTGTgattgttgtttgttgtaattgcacccgcacacacacacacggccgCAGCCACGAGCACCACTCGTATACGTGCACACGGGAAGAGCGCATTCCAATCCAATCCGATCCCTgtgcacgcacacacacagccaccATGGAAATTTGGCGCTCGCTCACAGTGGGCACCATCGTGCTTCTGGGCCTCGCCTGCTTCTGCACAGTGGAGTCCTGCAACGAGGTCGTCTGCGCCTCGATCGTCTCCAAGTGCATGCTCACCCAGAGCTGCAAGTGCGAGCTGAAGAACTGTTCCTGCTGCAAGGAGTGCCTCAAGTGCCTGGGCAAGAACTACGAGGAGTGCTGCAGCTGTGTGGGTAAGGGATCGAAGATCGCCGAtcagtgggtggtgggaggTGTCCAGTGTCCAGTGgccatataaatatgtatgtatttgaTCACCAGCGATGATGTGATGGCCatcgctttgtttttgttgctgtcaacctagtatgtgtgtgtgtgtgtgtgtgtggggaggGGGGCGGTGGAGCTTGCGATGTGCTAACTAGTTATCGATATCAGGCTTGAGCTGGCGATCGATTCAAGCCTAGGGTTGAGACCCTATGCCGCTGAAAAGGGGCTTTTAACTCCTATTTCCCCCAGTCTATTCATAGATTTGACCATTACTAGTCAAGCAggcacttaaaataaattatttcactttcggataataaaaattctaaaaatgtatCAAGCTTTTAAGCTTACATACCATTCGTATTAGTAACCTCAAATCAATCATCTAAATTTCAGTTATGAGCTAGGAAAAACTGTTTATTGATggtgtaaataagtaaataatcgGCTGTAATCATCCCGATCGGATTTTCTTGAAATGCATTTTACGTTTGGCCCACATGATGttgtttataaacaaatcGAGCATGACGATGAAAACAAATGTGCACACGAGATGAGAATAGGAAGAGCATGTCTTTTTTCGCagaatacaaataaatcaatttaattatcaGATGCACAATAAAagtggtttaaaaaaaatgaaaataagaaaCTAGTCGTAAATATTAGGAATGTGCAGTTtcctttcgaaaatattttaccTTTTAGTATGgatttttcaatattataaCCAAAATCAATCGCTAATTTTTCCAGAACTCTGCCCGAAACCCAACGACACGCGCAACTCGCTGTCCAAGAAGTCCCACGTAGAGGACTTTGATGGAGTGCCGGAGCTATTCAACGCCGTGGCCACTCCGGATGAGGGCGACAGCTTCGGCTACAATTGGAACGTGTTCACGTTTCAAGTGGACTTCGACAAGTACCTAAAGGGTCCCAAGTTGGAGAAGGACGGTCATTACTTCTTGAGTGAGTGCTAACTTAATGATGGCTTTCCTCTGCTACAATGCTATAATTTAGGAACCAATGATAAGAACCTGGACGAGGCGATTCAGGAGCGGGACAACATAGTGACTGTGAACTGCACGGTGATATATCTGGACCAGTGCGTGTCGTGGAACAAGTGCCGCACCAGCTGTCAGACAACAGGGGCCAGCAGTACAAGGTAGAAATAGGGATGGGGATCTTCTGTCTTATAGATTTTCTATCTTAAGATCTCTCCTTGTAGATGGTTCCACGACGGCTGCTGCGAGTGCGTGGGCTCCACGTGCATCAACTACGGCGTCAACGAGAGCCGCTGTCGAAAGTGCCCGGAGTCGAAGGGCGAGGTGGGCGACGAGCTGGACGACGCTATGGAGGAGGAGATGCAGGACTTCGGCGAGAGCATGGGCCCCTTCGACGGACCCGTGAACAACAACTACTGAGCAAATGCCATTCAacgaacagaacagaaattTAGCTACTCAATTCAGtgacattattattatgtagTACGAAGTAATATTTGTATAgcactattattattattttatttacaaaaatcgAATAGGCGCTTTGAATTGTTTTACTTATTGAACCGGCcaagatatatatattatacgtatattttttttaacttttatgtgagttggtttttatttggaTTTAGTTCAAGggggtttaaattaaattacttaaattattttaaagtgtaTGCGATAGTTTATACGATATTTAAGCGGTTATTTTAGTGTGACCAGTTGGCAAGGCGTTTCCGGATTCTGGGCGCATGCAGCCTACTATTTGCGGCAAACCAAATTTcgtgtgtttttatttaagttaaatcaTCATTTTTCGGGGCTGGCCAAAAGCGAGGCGCAGAAATTGGTAGCGAAAGCCAAGCCGTCGGGCCGTAGTTCAGTATTACCAGGAGATATCGACTCCATACTCAATTGGCAGCTGTCAAGGAAGTAGAATTACGTAGGAGTTACGTAGTCGCCCGAAGTTCGGGATTCGAAAGGAAATGATGTTGAAGGGCCTGCGGCATGTGCGGAACATGCTGCAGCGCGGTGGCTCCCAGTTGGCCCAGATCCGCGGCGCCACGGGGCTCCAGGCCCCGCGAACTGGCCGGGAGCTCTCGCTCCTCCAGCTCAGCCGGCAGCAGGTGCGTTAAATGGGTCAGATCCTCCAGATTCTTTAACTAAAAACATACAATTCCTCTTCCAGGTGAGGCAGCTGCAGGCGGAGTacaaggcgattgtgggcctGATAGCCCGCTCGCTGCAACTGACGCCCCAGGAGGTCCGACTGATGCACCTGCGCAGCCTGAGCACCGCAGGAAAACCTCCTCCCGCGGAGGGCAAGGCGGAAAAGTCCCCAAAGGACGCAGCCAAGACTGACGAAGGTTCCCCCAAGGAGAAGCCACAGGAGAGCAGCAAAGACGAGGCCTCCAGTAGTCCCAATCCCAGTCCCAGCAGCTCTGCCGGCGAACCCGGCGAGGATCCCAACAAGAACAGCAACGAGAACGACGAGAAGATGCGCTCCGTGCTGACCAAGGCGGTCCTCTGGCTCTTCACCATCTACATGTTCGTGGCCTTCTTCTCCCTGCTGATTACCCCGCGTTCCGAGCGACCAGAGGTGACCCCATACCACTTAGAAGGCTGTCTATAAACTAATTCCCTTGCCTTTTTTAGGGCTCCACGCGCTACGTGTCCTGGAACGAGTTCGTGCACCACATGCTGGCCGTGGGCGAGGTCAAGGAGCTGATCATTCGGCCCGACATGGAGATGGTCACCATCATTCTGCACGAGGGCGCCGTCATCAAGGGCCGCAAGGTCTCGTCCAGCATCTTCCACATGGCGGTGGCCGATGCCACCCGGTTCGAGGAGAAGTTGCGCGAGGTGGAGAAGCGGCTGGGCATCAAGGACGGCGTGCCGGTGACCTACGACCGCCAGACGGACACCACCGGGCGCATCCTCATGCTGCTGCTCGTCTGCGCCCTGCTCGTCTCCATTGCCACGCGCATGAAGAGCATGAAGAGCCCGCTCAGCATGGATTCCTTTGTGCGTAGTTCGTGCTCCTTAGTCCCAAGAAtatctaataataatatctaCTTTCAGAACCAAATGGGCCGGGCCAAGTTCACGCTGGTCGATCCCTTCGACGGCGGCCGCGGCGTGCTCTTCCGCGACGTCGCCGGGCTCAGCGAGGCCAAGCAGGAGGTGAAGGAGTTCGTCGACTACCTCAAGTCGCCGGAGAAGTACCAGCGCCTGGGCGCCAAGGTGCCGCGCGGCGCCCTGCTCCTCGGACCGCCGGGCTGCGGCAAGACGCTGCTGGCCAAGGCGGTGGCCACCGAGGCCCAGGTGCCGTTCCTCAGCATGAACGGCTCCGAGTTCATCGAGATGATCGGCGGCCTGGGGGCGGCGCGAGTGCGCGATCTGTTCAAGGAGGGCAAGAAGCGGGCGCCGTGCATCATCTACATCGACGAGATAGACGCCATCGGGCGGCAGCGCTCGGGCACGGAGAGCATGGGCCAGGGCAGCTCGGGCGAGTCCGAGCAGACGCTCAACCAGCTGCTGGTCGAGATGGACGGCATGGCCACCAAGGAGGGCGTGCTCATGCTGGCCAGCACGAATCGGGCGGATATTCTAGATAAGGTGAGggtcatagctttattgaacTTACCATATAATTGATCCTTTTCAAGGCCCTTTTGCGCCCCGGTCGCTTTGATCGCCACATCCTCATCGATCTGCCCACGCTGGCGGAACGCAAGGAGATATTCGAGAAGCACCTGTCCTCGGTGAAGCTGGAGTCGCCGCCCGCCACCTTCTCGCAGCGCCTGGCCCGCCTGACGCCGGGCTTCTCGGGCGCGGACATCGCCAACGTTTGCAACGAGGCTGCCCTGCATGCGGCGCGCAACACCCAAAAGGAGGTCAGCAGCAAGAACCTGGAGTACGCGGTGGAGCGGCTAGTGGGTAGGTGGATCCACAGATCAGAGATCAGAGCACATACTTAGCTTCTAACCTTTTCAGGCGGCACCGAGAAGCGCTCGCACGCCTTGTCGCTGGCCGAGCGCAAGGTGATCGCCTACCACGAATCCGGACATGCTTTGGTGGGCTGGATGCTGCCCAACTCGGACATCCTGCTCAAGGTGACCATTGTGCCGCGCACCAGCTTGGCCTTGGGCTTCGCCCAGTACACGCCGAGCGAACAGCACCTGTACAGCAAGGAGGAGCTGTTCGACAAGATGTGCATGGCGCTGGGCGGCCGGGCGGCCGAGAATCTGGTCTTCAATCGCATCACGACGGGCGCCCAGAACGACCTGGAGAAGGTGACCAAGATCGCGTACTCGCAGATCAAGAAGTTCGGCATGAACGCGACCCTGGGACCCATCTATGTCCGCGATGCCGACGAGACGGAGGGCGGCGGCGCGATGGGCAGCGGCGGCAAGAAGCCCTTCTCGCGGGCCATGGAGAGCCTGATCGACAACGAGGCGCGCCACGTGGTGGCCAGCGCCTACCAGACCACCGAGGGGATACTCGCCACGCACCGCGACAAGCTGGAGAAGGTTCGTATCTTTAAATCAATAGAGATAATATCCTAGAAGCATTGAACGATTTTTCCATACAATTCACATTTTATTaactttcttttaatttattagagAGAATTTTAAGTGTGTAAACAGGACTCCAAAATATATCCGAAATATGATAAacagattaaaacaattttataagtTGGAAACCTTTTAGAATCTACCTATAATTTCTCACTCAAgtgatttaaaatgattttaatatctacaatatttttatcaattaaatatcagtaaatatttaaatatttcccattTAGTAGTGAGAAACTACTATATTCCGTTTATTTATGCCTCAAACAATTCTATAaacttagtattttatttataatttccgatattttattttgtatacgaGTCTCTAGAGCTTCGATTTGATGAGATCTTGTGgtgtaaattataaaaagcTGATTATGAACATGATTGATTATAGTAAATCAATGGCTAATGAAACGAGTTATTTTAGCTCGTTATATTTCGGTTATATCCTACTTGCATACTCACTTACCTCACCATCTCTCTTTCAGCTGGCTGAGGCGCTGCTCGAGAAGGAAACGCTGGACTACGACCAGGTGGTGGAGCTGATTGGTCCGCCGCCTTACGACCTGGGGAAGCGGCAAGTGGACGGCGTGGAGTTTGAGCAGTCACTGAAGAACCTGGGCAGCGACACGGACGCCACGAAAGCCTGAGGCTTGGAGTCGaactcagattcagattcaggtTAAGAGTCACAGTCACAGTCACAGTCATTCATCATACGCCACGTGGGCCCAGTCGCTCACCTTTCCGCCCGTTGTCCGCCCCTGGTTCATGTTCGTTGAATGTAAATAAAGttgtttacctttttaaaTGATTCCAAGCCGTATTCATTGTCTAATTGCCCGCTAATAAGCCGCGTCTCGTCGTCTCGGGCAAGGCGATTTCGATTTGCAACTACCTAACGGATAAAACAGTCCAACTTCAGTAATGAAATCAATCGAAAATCGAAAGTGAATATAGCTGTGACTTTGACtggcaaataaattgttatGTAATTTTTCTATTGTTGAGCTGAAagcaatatattaaaatctgtTTAGAAAGGATATTGTTTGTAGGGTATTTTATTCGATTCTTGGGATTGTTGCCTTAAGTTTGCCTTAGCGAAGCTATATCGTAGAGTCCATTGAAGATCCATCATGGTTATTTCCTGGTAGCTCAATCATCCAGTCCACAATTGGATATAAGGAAATTTCCCAATGAAAACCAAATCTGTGATAATACATTGTAAGCCGAAGTTACCATAATACCCGCCATTGAGCAGGGTATCTGTATAATCAGCGTCATCGCACCGACATGACAGGAGATCAAAGTGTAATTCCACACTTGTCCACACTGACCTACAACCTGACACGCACTGCCAATTGGCTGAGCACACACAGTCACCCGGTGACCGGTCCGAGTCCGATTccaattccgattccgatggTCACCTGATGGCGGAATCCACCGATCCCCTCCAAGTCGGTCGGGATTATTATACCTCCTTAtatgtaatataaatatgtaattcATTTAATTGTAACTTAAAGATAatatactttataatattaaccaaTATCTGCTCCTTAAATAGagtataaaaatttaagaacattttttgtatttatatttaatctaTCAACACCTTACCACCAGATATTCCAAGTCGAGACATTCGGAAACACCATTTTTACGCGACTATCTTCACAGTTACGCAAATATCAGGGTCTACCACATTTACGTAAATTTGCCTTTATGGGTGCATTTCTAAATTGAACTCAGATGATAGAAACTCTAGAGATGGCGAAGAGAAACCAGTTCTCCATTGCAACCCAGCTGAGAATCGCTTGGTTTTCACTCATATTCGAATTATGTATGAGCCGAATGCGGCTTTAACTTTTCTCACTTCATATCGGATATCGGCATGTCACTTGCTTTAGTTTCCAaccttaattataatttattaattatgtaTTCAGGAAAATGTAAAGAACAGAAATCTTCATAAATTTTCTGCTAATAATacacaaatataatttataatctgacaataatataatttgaatttggaatATCTATTGTTGGTTTTACCATTAATTTTGTACAATATTTGGAttgaataatataaattaataaacatttgaaAGAATATAGTCTCTGATCAAGTTGGGGACTTTCCAATCTCAGTCAAGTTATTGCAGTCCGTATTTAAATAAGGTTTCATGCCGGTACAGTCGGCTTTAGGCGCAATTAATTCGATTTGTTCCCCGGATCGCTCTTGAACTTGCACTCGGCTTCGGGAGGATGCATAAATAGGCCCGGCTTTGGTTTGGAGGGAGTCAGTTGTCGCCCAGCTAAATCGGTATAAAGAAATCGGACTACGGATTACGGATTACGGATTACACAGAAATGCAGTTTACCGGTGTCTCGATGTTTTCGGCATGGATCGTTATCGGTGTGCTGTGTTCTATAGTTCCCTATAGTGCCTCCGATGTATTCCGTGAGTGTCTCTTTATGAGAAAAAGGAttaactatatatatataaagatatatatcttttttttaatttaaagttcctattaaaaaaaaactttatattcaATGCTAACTATATTTAAGTAGGTATgtgattgaattttaaaatatttaaatacatcaacaaaatcaaagttaaaaatcttAAGATTTAAATGGAACAGAAATAAGTTTCTTCCTATAATTTAATCTGCagttacaaaattttttttaataaaacaaattctattttttatctaCGGATTGAACACAGCACCGCCTCTGAAACGCTGCAAGGTAGCAGATGAGTCGTGCTTCGTGGCACAGGCGCAGGCCTTCTTCGGGGCCTTCCAGAGGGGAATTCCGGAGCGGCAGGTGAACGGCCTGGAGCCCATTGATCTCGGCTCGATGCGCGTCGAGAGCGGTGGCCACTCGGAGTCGCTGCAGTTCAAGCTGGTGATGAGCAATGCCAAGCTGTACAACCTGGCCAAGTCCGCAGTGGTCAAGAGCCTGAAGGGCTTCACCAAGGACCTCAGCAAGCCACTCAAGCTGACCATGGTCATGGATGCACCCGAACTGGAGGTGCGGGCCAAGTACGACGTGGACGGCAAGCTGCTCATCCTGCCCATAGTTAGCAAGGGCGATGTAACCATTCGGTTGGACCACGTGCAGACCAAGTCGAGGATTATGGCGGAGCCAGTCAAGCGGGACGATGGTCATACATATCTCAACATCACCGATTACAAGACGATCACCAAGATTAAGGGGTGAGTAAATATACGGAAATGTGGCATTCAAAAAGTATTCAACAAATGAATTCCCTTTCACAGTGGCCACTTTGACATGACGAACCTGTTCAACGACAACGTGGAGCTGCGGGAGAGCACCTTGAAGGTTCTGAATCAGGAGTGGAATACCCTGGCCGTCGATGTGCAGCCGAAGATTAACGAGGCCTGTTCCAAGGCCTTTAGATCCATACTGCAGAATCTGTGGAAAAATATACCTTACGACGAGTTCTTCGAGGCGGAATGAACGCACTTTATATATTCATTTACTTTTTGAAATATTGTTCTACCACAAAATAAAGTACTTATCTCTATACCCAATTAACAAAACCGCAATTCTGGGGAGTGTCGGGGTTTGGAGTTTTGCAATTTATTACGCAacggaataaataaatataagactgtttaaacgaaatataaataaaatattttaagctgaGATGCAGTGTTTGAAGAATTTTAACACATTTGATGTTTCTGATTTGAGATCTACACATTATACTCTGTTTTCATTGATTTTACAGATCCTTGAAGGACCATCTCATTCGGTGTTTCGTTGCTTCAATCAGATTCGTAGACTCGGAGAACTGAAAGG
This window contains:
- the dyw gene encoding circadian clock-controlled protein daywake → MQFTGVSMFSAWIVIGVLCSIVPYSASDVFPPPLKRCKVADESCFVAQAQAFFGAFQRGIPERQVNGLEPIDLGSMRVESGGHSESLQFKLVMSNAKLYNLAKSAVVKSLKGFTKDLSKPLKLTMVMDAPELEVRAKYDVDGKLLILPIVSKGDVTIRLDHVQTKSRIMAEPVKRDDGHTYLNITDYKTITKIKGGHFDMTNLFNDNVELRESTLKVLNQEWNTLAVDVQPKINEACSKAFRSILQNLWKNIPYDEFFEAE